A window of Candidatus Woesearchaeota archaeon genomic DNA:
AATTAACTATTTTTGAATTTACCTCGCCGTAATACCCCACAGCTTGCTGTGGAATGAGCGAAGCGAATGGTGGGATAGGCGAGGTTATATCGTTTTATTTAGATTTAAAATTGGTTTATTGCATGTATGATGCATATAAATATCAATATTCGGATAATTGACGAATTTTAGAATTTAATTAAGTTTTTTAATGGTATTTATATTGGATTAATATGATATTTGAAAATTATCGGGTTTATTCAACCATTTCAATTTCGATGTTTAAGCCTTCAGGGATAGGCACCCTCATTACTAATCTTAAGGCTCTTTCATCTAAACCTAAATCAACTAATCTTTTATGAATTCTCATTTCATATCTTTCCCAAGAAGCTTTTCCGTTTCCACAAGGTGATTTTCTAGTGGTAACTTTTAATTTTTTAGTAGGCAAAGGTATTGGGCCGGCCATTTGCACTCCAGTCTTAGTAGAAATCTCTTTAATTGCATCACAAATCTGATTAATTTTGTGGATATCTGTGCTTGCTAGTTTTATTCTTGCTTTTTGCATTTTTGTTACCTCATGATAAATTTTGATTTATCATGTTTTATTTAAAAAATTAATAAAAATTTTTTTCTATTTATGCCATTGGTTTTTTTACAAGATTAATGCACATGCCTGCTGCAACCGTTGAACCTGAATCTCTAATTGCGAATCTTGACATTTGCGGAATTTCAGACTGTTTTTCAATTACTAGCGGTTGGATAGGTTTAATTCTAACAATTGCTGCATCACCATTTTTGATGAAATCGGGGTTTTCTTGTAATACTTCACCAGTTGCAGGGTTTAATTTTTTTTCAATTGCCACAATTTGGCATGCAACTTGAGCAGTATGGATGTGGAATACCGGTGTATAACCGACAGTCATAACACTTGGGTGGTTTAATACAACAATTTGCGCAGTAAATTCTTGCGCTACTGTTGGCGGGTTGTCTGTTCTTCCCATAACGTCACCGCGCGCAATATCTTTCTTGCCGAAACCTCTAATGGATAAACCAACGTTATCTCCCGGTTCAGCAGTTTGCAGTTGTTCATGGTGCATCTCAATAGATTTGCATTCCCCTAAAACACCTTTACCTTCTCTGCCTGGAACTGCAATAACTTTATCCCCTACTTTAAGTACCCCAGTTTCAACTTTACCAACTGGAACTACTCCAATGCCTGTGATATTATAAACATCTTGTATAGGTAATCTTAATGGTAATTGAGTTGGTTTTTCAGGTTCTTTTAATAGATCCATTGCTTCAAGTAATGTTGGACCTTTGTACCATGGCAGATGTTCAGATTTTTTAATTACATTATCTCCTTTTAAGGATGCCATAGGTATAAATTTAATTTCATCTGGCTTGAAACCTACTGATTTTAGTAAATTTGAAACTTCAACTTTAACTTCATTGAATCTTTTTTCAGACCAATCAACGCCGGAAATGTCCATCTTATTAATAGCAATAATTAATTGATTAACACCCAATGTTCTTGATAAAAATACATGTTCTTTAGTTTGAGCGTTAACCCCGTCGTTAGCTGCTACAACTAAAACGCCTGCGTCTGCTTGTGAAGCTCCAGTAATCATGTTTTTAATAAAATCTTTGTGACCCGGGGCGTCAATGATAGTAAAGAAATATTTGTCAGTATCAAATTTTTTGTGAGCTAAGTCAATGGTAACTCCTCTTTCCTGCTCTTCTTTTAAGTTATCCATAACATAAGCAAATTCAAAGCCGCTTTTACCTAATTCTGCAGCTCTTTCTTTTAATTTTCTCATTTCTTGCTCAGTAACTATGCCCGAGTCAAACATAATTCTACCTACAGTGGTAGATTTTCCGTGGTCTACATGACCTATGAATACAAGGTTAATATGTGGTTTATTTCTTGCCATTTTGTAATCTCCTCCGATGTTGACATATAAATATGCGATATTTTACGCTTACACATAGGATTTAGAACGTATTTATAAAGGTTTCGGTGCTAGGTCGTCTAGAAAGTTTATTATCTGTGTATTAATATATCTCAAAGAATAATAATTAATAAAGACCCCTTTCTTGCAATTATATTTTAGATGTGAATACTGATAGATAATTGAATAACTTTGGACAAGATTAGTGCTTCTTTGGACAAGACCGGCGCTTGGTGCCGTGTTCTAAAACCTAATTATATCACAGTTTTAATTTCGTTATCTAGTGTCTCGGACCGGGCTTTCCACCAAAGGATTAATCAATTAAAATAATCAATTAGAATACTCAAAGGTAAACCGCCAGTGAAACATCTCGGTGGAAAATTAGATTTTAATCTGTTAAAATACAATAATGTATGGCAAGCTTTAAATAAATATAACATAATATTTTGTATTATGCCTGAATTAACTAATGAGGAAAAATTATCACAACAGAAAGAGCAATGCATATTTTGTCAAGTTATATCCGGGCAAAAACCTGCGCTTAAAGTTTATGAAGACAATAAAGTTGTAGCGATATTAGATATTGGACCAGCAAATAAAGGGCATGTATTATTGATGCCTAAAGAACATTATTCTATTATGCCATTAATGCCTGAAGATTTAATTAGGCACATATTCAAAATTTCCAAGGGTATATCCCAAGCTTTATTGAAAGCTATGCTGGTTTCTGGAACTAATCTTTTTATAGCAAATGGCGGTATAGCCGGTCAACAAATCCCTCATTTTGTTGTGCATATAATCCCTCGCGAAAAAGAGGATGGTGTTGATATTTTTGATTTACGCAGAATAAATGTTGATACGAATGTTATGTTGGAATTGCAAAAAGCATTGCAGGGTAATTTGCATCTAAAATTGCAGGATAAACTTGCGGAGCAAGGATTATTGAAAGAGGCAGAGATTTCTGAAGAAGAATTGATAAACATGATTAAATCTAACCTGCAATTAAGAGATTTTTTATTGAAAAATATTGAGAATCTTGAAACCGTTGTCAATGCAAACCCGCAACTTGAAATGATGTTCCGTGGCAAAAATGTTGCAAGAATAAAGGAAGTTATTCTTAGTTCTGGAGAAGATAAGCAGTTAGAAGCAGTAGGAAATTTATTGAAGGGTAAAAAGGTCAATAGAAAAGAAGAAAGAGCCGAGATATTGAAAGAGATTGAAACTGGAGCAACCGAAGAAACGTCTGAAGAGAAAGCATTGCGTGAAAAATTGTCAGTGAAAAAGAATGAAGAAAGAGTTAAAAAAGCCAAGTTTAAGAAAAAGGGCAATGATTCTGAAGAGCCTGAAAATAATGATGGGGAGTCTAAATTTAAGAATAGTGATGATGCATCCGGAGAGTCTGACAGTATCGATGAGGAATCTGAAACAGATTTAGATGACATTGCAAATTTATTATCTGGTGGTAATGCATGAACTGCCCTGTTTGCGATATTATGGATAATGAACATTTTGTAATTTATCAAGATAAATTTGCAGTAGCTTATCTTTCACAAGACCCCGCCGTAGAAGGCCACGTTGTTATTGCGCCAAGAAACCATATTCCAATTCTTGAACAAGTGCCTGGCGAGATTTTGGAACATTTGTTTATCATTGCCAACAGAATTTCTATTTCAGTATTTGAATTGTTTAATGCGCAGGGGACTAATATTATCGTGAATAATGGTATCCCGGCTGGACAAAATATGCCGCACTTTTCAATTAGCGTTCTTCCGCGCAAGGAAAATGATGGTTTAAATTTTAGGTGGGCACCTAAACAAATTTCTGAACAAGATATGCAGGGGGTACTGGGAAAAGTTAAAGACAGATGTGATTATATCGGGCATGAAGTTCCTAAACAAGCGCCGGTTGTTGTTGATAAAAAGGAAGAACTTGTTGTTGAAGAAGTTGATGAGCGGATCAAAAGTTTAGAACGGATACCTTAATCTTAATTATGCACCACTAATATAATGCGCTTCATTAGATTGCGTATAAATTTCTCGTTCATTGGGTTCACTGGACATTGGACATGTTCACGTGAAGCTTATAAAGGCTTACTGATTTATAGTTTTATGGTTAAATTTAAGATTGTTCATAACGAAGTAATAGTTGATAAAAAAATAACAAAGCTTGAAGTAATAGTTGATAAAAAAATAACAAAGCTTGACCAGTTTGCGCTTGATGTAATTAAAATTATACAAAATTATACCGATTATATTATAATAAGCAGTTACGTTTCAATATTTTTTGGGAGATCTCGTGCTACTGAAGATATTGATATGTTTATTAAAGAAATTGATTATAAGACCTTTGAGAAACTGTACACAGAATTTACTAATATTGGTTTTGAGTTTAATATCGAAAATTATCATGATATTTATTATGAATCTTTAAAGAAAGGTACCCCGATTAATATTTGGGTTAAAAATTTTCCATTACTGCGCATGGAAATTAAAGTTGCTAAAAAAAATAGTGAATTATTGCAGTTAAATAATCCATTAATTATAATTTTTGGAGATAAAAAGCTTAAATTTGCGCAGATTGAATCACAGATTGCGTATAAAAGGTATATTGCTAAATCTCAAAAAGATTTAGAGGATGCAAGACATCTTGAGATTGTTTTTGAAGGACTAAGTTTAGAAAAAATTAAATATTATAAATCATTATTCTTAAGTGAATTTATATGAAAACTGATAAAGAAAGAATGGAAAATGTAGAAAGGTGGGCTAATTTTGTAGTTAATAATGAGGACAAGGTATGGTCTGAGCTGCAAGCAGAACTTATAGATTCCCAAATTGAAAATGCTGAACAAATTGGGCTTACAAAAGAGCAGGTTAAGTATATTAAGGAAAAATAATGCCATTTTGTAATTTATTTTTTATATAAATCTTTATCTAATGTATTAGTTGGTGTAATAATTAAAGGACATAATATACTTCATTATATTGCATACAAATTCCAGTTAATTGAACATATACGCGTGAAGCCTAACTTCATTACATCTCTTCAACCACATCAATTCCCAATAAGTACATACTCGTTTTTAGAACTTGTTTAACTGATTCAATTAGTTCCAGTCTGATATGCATTTGTTCAGGCTGCGCTTTTAGGATTGGGCAGGCATGATAAAATTCGTTGAATGCCTGAGCAAGGTCTAATGAATATCTTGCAAGTATTGAAGGTTTGTAAGCTGCTGCTGTTTCTTTAACTGTTTCAGGGAAGTTTGCTAATAATTTTATTATTTTTTGTTCTTGTTCGCCTGATAAAAGGTTATAATGTTTGCCTTTGCCCAGTATTTTTCTAACGGGCTTGTTTTCTGATTTTCTTAATATTGAACAAATCCTGGCATATGCATATTGAATATAAGGCGCTGTTTCTCCTTCATAGTTTAATATTTTGTCCCAATCAAATATGACGTCTTTGATTCTGTCATTGCATAAGTCCGCGAATATTACTGCGCCAATTCCTATGACTTTTGCAACCTTCTCTTTATTCTTTAAATCGGGATTTTTGTTTTTAATAGTTTGCAAGGCCAATTGTATTGATTTGTCAAGAACCTCTTTTAAAAAAATAATGTTTCCATCTCTTGTTGACATCTTTCCGTCTTTAAAATTTAAGTGGCCAAAGTTAATATGTTCAAACATTTCTTTTTTGTAACCGGCCATGTTTAACGTTGTAAATAACTGTTGAAAGTGCAGCTGTTGGGGTGTTCCTACAACGTATAGCAGCTTTTCTGGCTTGTATTCTTTAATGCGGAACATTGCGGCTGCAAGGTCTCTTGTTGCATATGTTGTTGCTTTATCGGATTTTTTTAACATTAAAGGGGGCATATCGCGCAATGGCACAATCAGAGCATTTTCTGAAATTTCAGTAAGTTTCTTTTTCTCAAAAACTTTAACAGTCTTTTCAAGCATTTTGTTATAGAATGCTTCACCTGAATAAGAATCAAAATTGATATTCAGTTCTTCATAATACCTTTTAAACTCGTTTAATGATAATTTTCTAAACATTTCCCATAACTTTGTGGCTTTTTGATCTCCTTCTTCTAATTTTTTAAACCATTCTTTTCCATGTTTTTCTAGTTCTGGGTTTATTTTTGCTTCCTGATGAAACTTTACGTATAAACTATATAGATATGAAATTGGAGCTCGTTTAAATTTTTCTTTTTCCGAATTATCATTTGCGCTGGGGGGGCCCCATTTTTGATAGGCGTAAATCATTTTACCAAATTGCGTGCCCCAGTCTCCTAAATGGTTCACACCAATTGGTTTATAGTTTAGAAATGCTAATGTCCTGTATATAGAATTACCTATGACAGTTGATCTTAAATGTCCAATTCCGAAAGGTTTTGCAATGTTTGGGCTTGAAAAGTCAATTACAATCTTTTTTCTTTTGCCTATATTTTGTGAGCCATACTTCTCTTTTTGTTTTTGAATATTTTTTAATGTTTCTTTGGTTAGCGCAGTTTTGTCAAC
This region includes:
- the tuf gene encoding translation elongation factor EF-1 subunit alpha; this translates as MARNKPHINLVFIGHVDHGKSTTVGRIMFDSGIVTEQEMRKLKERAAELGKSGFEFAYVMDNLKEEQERGVTIDLAHKKFDTDKYFFTIIDAPGHKDFIKNMITGASQADAGVLVVAANDGVNAQTKEHVFLSRTLGVNQLIIAINKMDISGVDWSEKRFNEVKVEVSNLLKSVGFKPDEIKFIPMASLKGDNVIKKSEHLPWYKGPTLLEAMDLLKEPEKPTQLPLRLPIQDVYNITGIGVVPVGKVETGVLKVGDKVIAVPGREGKGVLGECKSIEMHHEQLQTAEPGDNVGLSIRGFGKKDIARGDVMGRTDNPPTVAQEFTAQIVVLNHPSVMTVGYTPVFHIHTAQVACQIVAIEKKLNPATGEVLQENPDFIKNGDAAIVRIKPIQPLVIEKQSEIPQMSRFAIRDSGSTVAAGMCINLVKKPMA
- a CDS encoding HIT domain-containing protein, whose amino-acid sequence is MPELTNEEKLSQQKEQCIFCQVISGQKPALKVYEDNKVVAILDIGPANKGHVLLMPKEHYSIMPLMPEDLIRHIFKISKGISQALLKAMLVSGTNLFIANGGIAGQQIPHFVVHIIPREKEDGVDIFDLRRINVDTNVMLELQKALQGNLHLKLQDKLAEQGLLKEAEISEEELINMIKSNLQLRDFLLKNIENLETVVNANPQLEMMFRGKNVARIKEVILSSGEDKQLEAVGNLLKGKKVNRKEERAEILKEIETGATEETSEEKALREKLSVKKNEERVKKAKFKKKGNDSEEPENNDGESKFKNSDDASGESDSIDEESETDLDDIANLLSGGNA
- the argS gene encoding arginine--tRNA ligase codes for the protein MKTFYKTILKELTRITDLKDIKLETPPDDKLGDLAFPCFQLSKQLKKAPKDIAEKLAKDFNIKMPVKEIKVVGSYLNFYVDKTALTKETLKNIQKQKEKYGSQNIGKRKKIVIDFSSPNIAKPFGIGHLRSTVIGNSIYRTLAFLNYKPIGVNHLGDWGTQFGKMIYAYQKWGPPSANDNSEKEKFKRAPISYLYSLYVKFHQEAKINPELEKHGKEWFKKLEEGDQKATKLWEMFRKLSLNEFKRYYEELNINFDSYSGEAFYNKMLEKTVKVFEKKKLTEISENALIVPLRDMPPLMLKKSDKATTYATRDLAAAMFRIKEYKPEKLLYVVGTPQQLHFQQLFTTLNMAGYKKEMFEHINFGHLNFKDGKMSTRDGNIIFLKEVLDKSIQLALQTIKNKNPDLKNKEKVAKVIGIGAVIFADLCNDRIKDVIFDWDKILNYEGETAPYIQYAYARICSILRKSENKPVRKILGKGKHYNLLSGEQEQKIIKLLANFPETVKETAAAYKPSILARYSLDLAQAFNEFYHACPILKAQPEQMHIRLELIESVKQVLKTSMYLLGIDVVEEM
- a CDS encoding HIT family protein, whose translation is MNCPVCDIMDNEHFVIYQDKFAVAYLSQDPAVEGHVVIAPRNHIPILEQVPGEILEHLFIIANRISISVFELFNAQGTNIIVNNGIPAGQNMPHFSISVLPRKENDGLNFRWAPKQISEQDMQGVLGKVKDRCDYIGHEVPKQAPVVVDKKEELVVEEVDERIKSLERIP
- the rpsJ gene encoding 30S ribosomal protein S10 — protein: MQKARIKLASTDIHKINQICDAIKEISTKTGVQMAGPIPLPTKKLKVTTRKSPCGNGKASWERYEMRIHKRLVDLGLDERALRLVMRVPIPEGLNIEIEMVE